The following proteins are co-located in the Candidatus Deferrimicrobiaceae bacterium genome:
- a CDS encoding M1 family aminopeptidase, translating into MGTRATTSGFRPRRFLPLVALLALACGCAAVREHRVPALPETGIARHRLSVTIEPALGRLSASDTIELPPGPRSAVSIALAPGIRILGVTVAGTAVPHTFTDGVLRLSSPAPMPTSPVRIDYEAEFRDPVPDRPVNTEDPGYGISGTITGDGTFLSPEAGWHPAVVSVPNGYRIRIDAPEGYEALTDGRRMAREAAGGRSTSEWEIAPTGSRLALAASRYIVREKGAQDGTPVYTYFSPENDPRSERYLSAAAGFLALYRDLLGPYPFPKFAIADNFFPSGYGFPSWTLLGRDVVRLPFILDTSLGHEIAHSWWGNGVRVKEGSGNWSEGLTSYVADYLYDERASPEKGREHRLKLLRDYATLVPPDKDFPLARFSSRTDAPSRAVGYGKGAMVFHMARVRAGERAFWAALRRVVREKMFREASWADFATALEKESGKSFGPFFAQWVDRPGAPVLSLEGTTVRREGSGWNLSGRVVQAGPAFALDVPMRIDLADGTAADFTIALQGASSAFSVRVAAPPRSLLLDPDVTLFRRLSPEEIPPAVNHIHGSTSLLAILAEGGSPELRAAGSVLLASMGQEKAPILDEAQATPDRLAGHDLLLLGLPSRAGLLPRLPPALSVSTNGFTLDGTRHTGPGETLFAALPHPSDRDRRCALFLPLPGAIPATEAARKIVHYGKYGYLVFSGGTNRVKGFWPPGPSSAVVEFAAVAP; encoded by the coding sequence ATGGGCACGCGTGCGACAACCTCCGGATTCCGGCCGAGGCGCTTCCTCCCGCTGGTGGCGCTCCTGGCGCTCGCCTGCGGCTGTGCCGCCGTCCGGGAGCACCGGGTGCCGGCCCTGCCCGAAACCGGCATCGCGCGGCACCGCCTTTCCGTGACGATCGAGCCGGCGCTCGGTCGGCTGTCCGCCTCGGACACGATCGAGTTGCCCCCCGGCCCAAGGTCCGCCGTCTCGATCGCCCTCGCTCCCGGGATCCGCATCCTCGGGGTTACCGTCGCCGGAACAGCGGTTCCCCACACTTTCACGGACGGCGTCCTGCGCCTGTCGTCGCCGGCCCCGATGCCGACAAGCCCCGTGCGAATCGACTACGAGGCGGAATTCCGCGATCCGGTCCCGGACCGTCCCGTCAACACGGAAGACCCCGGCTACGGTATCTCCGGGACCATCACCGGGGACGGGACCTTCCTCTCCCCCGAGGCCGGCTGGCATCCGGCGGTCGTCTCCGTCCCGAACGGCTACCGGATCCGCATCGATGCGCCCGAAGGGTATGAGGCGTTGACCGACGGGCGCCGGATGGCCCGGGAAGCCGCCGGCGGCCGTTCGACGTCCGAATGGGAGATCGCCCCGACAGGGTCGCGGCTGGCGCTCGCCGCCTCCCGGTACATCGTTCGGGAAAAGGGCGCGCAGGACGGGACACCCGTCTACACCTACTTCTCCCCCGAAAACGACCCCCGGTCGGAAAGGTACCTGTCCGCCGCAGCGGGTTTTCTCGCGCTTTACCGGGACCTTCTCGGGCCCTACCCGTTTCCCAAGTTCGCCATCGCCGACAATTTCTTCCCGTCGGGCTATGGCTTCCCGTCCTGGACGCTGCTCGGGCGCGACGTCGTGCGCCTCCCCTTCATTCTCGACACGAGCCTCGGGCACGAGATCGCGCACTCCTGGTGGGGCAACGGCGTGCGGGTGAAGGAAGGGAGCGGCAACTGGTCCGAGGGGCTAACGAGTTACGTGGCGGACTATCTGTACGACGAGAGGGCCTCGCCGGAGAAGGGGCGCGAGCACCGGCTGAAGCTGCTGCGGGATTACGCGACGCTCGTGCCGCCGGACAAGGACTTCCCGCTGGCCCGGTTCTCGTCCCGCACCGATGCCCCGAGCCGCGCAGTCGGCTACGGGAAAGGGGCGATGGTGTTCCACATGGCGCGCGTCCGGGCGGGCGAGCGGGCGTTCTGGGCCGCCTTACGCCGGGTCGTCCGTGAAAAGATGTTCCGGGAGGCGTCGTGGGCCGATTTCGCCACGGCGCTCGAAAAGGAAAGCGGAAAGTCGTTCGGCCCATTTTTCGCGCAATGGGTCGACCGCCCGGGCGCGCCGGTGCTTTCTCTCGAAGGGACGACCGTGCGGCGGGAAGGAAGTGGATGGAACCTGTCGGGCCGCGTGGTCCAGGCCGGGCCCGCCTTTGCGCTGGACGTCCCCATGCGTATCGACTTGGCGGACGGGACGGCCGCCGACTTCACGATCGCGCTGCAGGGCGCCTCGAGCGCGTTCTCGGTGCGCGTCGCCGCACCGCCGCGCAGTCTCCTGCTGGATCCCGACGTCACCCTCTTCCGCCGCCTGTCCCCGGAGGAGATCCCGCCCGCGGTCAACCACATTCATGGGTCGACTTCGCTCCTCGCCATCCTAGCCGAGGGCGGATCGCCGGAACTGCGCGCCGCCGGGTCGGTGCTCCTCGCATCGATGGGCCAGGAGAAGGCACCGATCCTCGACGAGGCGCAGGCGACACCGGACCGTCTCGCCGGGCACGACCTCCTGCTCCTCGGCCTGCCGTCCCGGGCGGGGCTCCTTCCGCGCCTCCCCCCGGCGTTGTCGGTCTCGACGAACGGCTTCACGCTGGACGGCACCCGGCACACGGGCCCGGGGGAGACGCTGTTTGCCGCGCTCCCGCATCCCTCCGATCGGGACCGCCGCTGCGCCCTCTTCCTGCCGCTCCCCGGCGCGATCCCGGCGACCGAGGCGGCGCGCAAGATCGTCCACTACGGGAAATACGGCTACCTGGTCTTCTCCGGCGGAACGAACCGCGTCAAGGGATTCTGGCCCCCGGGCCCCTCCTCCGCGGTCGTCGAATTCGCGGCGGTTGCGCCCTGA
- a CDS encoding efflux RND transporter permease subunit produces the protein MKITDLFIRRPVLALVVNLVIIIAGLQAIRTLNVRQYPRSENATVTVTTVYIGASAELVRGFVTSPLERAIAAADGIDYMESQSTLGLSTISVRLRLNYDSTRALAEISSKVDQVRRDLPPEAEVPVINIESADSRFASAYLSFSSDLLQQNEITDYLVRVVQPRLSAVQGVQRADILGARTFAMRIWLKPDRMASLDVSPSQVRQALASNNFLAALGRSKGAYIQVNLTADTNIGTADAFRRLVVREKNGTIVRLGDIADVALGAEDYDSEVHFSGKTAVFMGIWPLPNANSLDVIKRVRTEMESIRHDLPTGLSGVMAYDATDYISNAIHEVLSTLGDTLVIVMIVIFLFLGSYRSVLIPVVAIPVSLVGAVFLMQLFGFTVNLLTLLAIVLSVGLVVDDAIVVVENVERHLSEGKTPLDAALVGARELVGPIIAMTVTLAAVYLPIGLQGGLTGSLFREFAFTLAGAVTISGIVALTLSPVMSSRLLKPGEGERGLAGRITRDFGRLRAAYGRRLDATLAARPAVYMVWIAVSLCAVPMFIMSSKELAPLEDQGVIFGILDSSANSTLDQNRIYAAEVNRVFRSAPETEFTFQVTFPSTGFGGMVVKPWDVRKRTIFQILPDIQKGFARIPGTRIFAVTPPALPGGGDFPVEFVLASTADATQILEFAQKLQLAAMKSGMFAFPPLIDVKIDQPQTEFVIDKDKVASLGLSLEQVGRDLGGMVGGDFVNRFDIKGRSYKVIPQIQKVDRLNPDQLENVRVTGPNGNLIPLGAIATLRDSVVPRSLNRFQQLNAVKISGVAIRPLDEALRFMEDEAAKILPKGYVIDYTGESRQLRTEGNRFLPAFGLAVVLIFLVLAAQFNSFRDPFVILAGSVPLAMFGALIFTFLKMPDPNLPFWTRGWTTTLNIYSQVGLVTLVGLVSKNGILIVEFANQLQLQGLSKQEAVRQAAMIRLRPILMVSAATIAGHFPLTLVTGAGAAARNSIGLVLVGGMFIGTLFTLFVVPSIYMLIARGKSSCNTAETGL, from the coding sequence ATGAAGATCACCGACCTGTTCATACGTCGTCCCGTCCTGGCGCTGGTGGTCAACCTGGTGATCATCATCGCCGGCCTCCAGGCGATCCGGACCCTGAACGTCCGCCAGTACCCGCGCAGCGAGAACGCGACCGTCACGGTGACCACCGTCTATATCGGAGCGAGCGCGGAACTGGTGCGCGGCTTCGTCACCTCGCCGCTCGAACGCGCCATCGCAGCGGCCGACGGGATCGACTACATGGAATCGCAGAGCACGCTCGGGCTCTCGACGATCAGTGTACGCCTCAGGCTCAACTACGACTCCACGCGGGCGCTGGCCGAGATCAGCTCCAAGGTCGACCAGGTGCGCCGGGATCTCCCTCCCGAGGCGGAAGTGCCGGTCATCAACATCGAGTCGGCCGACAGCCGTTTCGCCTCCGCCTACCTGAGCTTCAGCTCCGACCTCCTGCAGCAGAACGAGATCACCGACTACCTGGTGCGCGTCGTGCAGCCCCGCCTCTCCGCCGTCCAGGGCGTGCAGCGGGCAGACATCCTCGGGGCCCGCACCTTCGCCATGCGCATTTGGCTCAAGCCGGACCGGATGGCGTCGCTCGACGTCAGCCCATCCCAGGTGCGGCAGGCGCTTGCGAGCAACAATTTCCTGGCGGCACTCGGCAGGAGCAAGGGCGCGTACATCCAGGTCAACCTCACCGCCGACACGAACATCGGTACGGCGGACGCATTCCGGCGGCTGGTGGTGCGCGAGAAGAACGGGACCATCGTCCGCCTTGGCGACATCGCCGACGTCGCGCTGGGGGCGGAGGACTACGATTCCGAGGTGCACTTCTCCGGGAAGACCGCTGTGTTCATGGGAATCTGGCCGCTGCCCAACGCCAACTCGCTCGACGTCATCAAGCGGGTTCGCACCGAGATGGAGTCGATCCGGCACGACCTGCCGACCGGCCTGTCCGGGGTGATGGCCTACGACGCGACCGACTACATCTCCAACGCCATCCACGAGGTGCTGAGCACGCTGGGCGACACCCTCGTGATCGTCATGATCGTCATCTTCCTGTTCCTCGGCTCCTATCGTTCGGTGCTGATCCCGGTGGTGGCGATCCCGGTGTCGCTGGTCGGCGCCGTCTTCCTGATGCAGCTCTTCGGGTTCACGGTCAACCTGCTGACGCTGCTGGCCATCGTCCTGTCGGTCGGCCTCGTCGTCGACGACGCCATCGTGGTCGTCGAGAACGTCGAGCGGCACCTGTCCGAGGGGAAGACTCCCCTGGATGCGGCGCTGGTGGGCGCCCGCGAGCTGGTCGGTCCGATCATCGCCATGACCGTCACGCTGGCGGCCGTCTACCTGCCGATCGGGCTTCAGGGGGGGCTGACCGGCTCGCTCTTTCGCGAATTTGCCTTCACGCTGGCCGGGGCGGTCACCATTTCGGGGATCGTGGCGCTGACGCTGTCACCGGTGATGTCGTCGCGGCTGCTCAAGCCGGGCGAGGGGGAGCGCGGCCTGGCCGGCCGGATCACCCGGGACTTCGGCCGCCTCCGGGCTGCGTACGGAAGGCGGCTCGATGCGACGCTCGCCGCGCGTCCGGCCGTCTACATGGTCTGGATCGCGGTCTCGCTCTGCGCCGTGCCGATGTTCATCATGTCCTCCAAGGAGCTGGCACCGCTCGAAGATCAGGGCGTCATCTTCGGCATCCTCGATTCCTCCGCGAATTCGACCCTGGATCAGAACCGGATTTACGCCGCCGAGGTCAACCGGGTATTCCGGAGCGCGCCGGAGACCGAATTCACGTTCCAGGTCACTTTTCCGAGCACCGGTTTCGGCGGCATGGTCGTGAAGCCGTGGGACGTGCGGAAGCGCACGATCTTCCAGATCCTGCCCGACATCCAGAAGGGCTTCGCGCGGATCCCCGGTACCCGCATCTTCGCGGTCACCCCGCCCGCGCTTCCCGGCGGCGGCGATTTCCCGGTCGAATTCGTCCTGGCGTCGACGGCCGACGCCACGCAGATCCTGGAGTTCGCGCAGAAGCTCCAGCTGGCGGCCATGAAGAGCGGGATGTTCGCCTTTCCGCCGCTGATCGACGTCAAGATCGACCAGCCCCAGACCGAATTCGTCATCGACAAGGACAAGGTGGCTTCCCTGGGCCTGAGTCTCGAACAGGTGGGCCGGGATCTGGGCGGGATGGTCGGCGGCGACTTCGTGAACCGGTTCGACATCAAGGGCCGCAGCTACAAGGTCATTCCGCAGATCCAGAAGGTCGACCGCCTCAACCCCGACCAGCTGGAAAACGTCCGGGTAACCGGTCCGAACGGCAATCTGATCCCGCTGGGCGCGATCGCCACCCTGCGCGATTCGGTCGTGCCCCGTTCCCTCAACCGGTTCCAGCAGTTGAACGCGGTCAAGATCAGCGGCGTAGCCATCCGGCCGCTCGACGAGGCGCTGCGCTTCATGGAGGACGAGGCCGCGAAGATCCTTCCGAAAGGGTACGTCATCGACTACACCGGGGAATCGCGCCAGCTCCGGACCGAGGGGAACCGGTTCCTCCCCGCCTTCGGCCTGGCCGTCGTCCTGATTTTCCTGGTGCTCGCGGCGCAGTTCAACAGCTTCCGCGACCCCTTCGTCATTCTGGCGGGCTCGGTCCCGCTCGCCATGTTCGGGGCGCTCATCTTCACGTTCCTCAAGATGCCCGACCCGAACCTCCCGTTCTGGACCCGCGGCTGGACGACCACCCTCAATATCTATTCGCAGGTCGGCCTGGTGACGCTCGTCGGCCTGGTATCCAAGAACGGCATCCTGATCGTCGAATTCGCCAACCAGCTGCAACTCCAGGGGTTGTCCAAGCAGGAAGCCGTCCGGCAGGCGGCCATGATCCGCCTACGCCCGATCCTCATGGTCAGCGCCGCTACGATCGCCGGCCACTTCCCGCTGACGCTCGTCACGGGCGCGGGCGCCGCCGCGCGAAACTCGATCGGCCTGGTGCTCGTGGGGGGAATGTTTATCGGCACCCTGTTCACGCTGTTCGTCGTGCCGTCGATCTACATGCTGATCGCACGCGGAAAATCGTCTTGTAACACGGCCGAAACAGGCTTGTAA
- a CDS encoding efflux RND transporter periplasmic adaptor subunit has translation MRRNHKGNGKGNGVKAESNPGRTARNGLWKRIAVVLAGLAILVGALAGVKVLQIRAMIDQGKKFVPPPETVSTAEARAESWERSLTAVGSLVAVQGVTVAAELPGKVVRIAFEPGRRVAAGALLLLQDTSSEEAQLPGAVAREKQTLSVLDRSAKMLAEQIVSQADYDAAVSDHEQAAAQTNGIRAAIAKKAVRAPFGGRLGIRLVNLGQILRDGDPIVTLQTLDPIYVNFTLPQQQLAHLHPGLPVRVTSDSLPGATLAGRITTVSPLVDAETRNIQLQATIANRSEQLRPGMFVNVSVGLPARQKVLAIPATAVLYAPYGDSVFVVAADNAGKGGLALRQQFLRLGERRGDFVAVEGGLKAGERIVSTGVFKLRNGQAVVVDNRLSPAFRKSPVPENN, from the coding sequence TTGCGGCGAAACCATAAGGGAAACGGAAAGGGAAACGGGGTGAAGGCCGAATCGAACCCGGGGAGGACGGCGCGCAATGGCCTCTGGAAGCGGATAGCGGTTGTCCTGGCCGGACTGGCCATCCTCGTCGGCGCCCTGGCCGGCGTCAAGGTGCTGCAGATCCGGGCGATGATCGACCAAGGCAAGAAGTTCGTCCCCCCCCCGGAGACGGTCAGCACGGCCGAGGCGCGCGCCGAGTCGTGGGAGCGCTCGCTCACGGCGGTCGGCTCCCTGGTCGCGGTCCAGGGGGTCACCGTGGCCGCCGAGCTTCCGGGCAAGGTGGTGCGGATCGCGTTCGAGCCGGGCAGGCGGGTCGCCGCGGGGGCGCTGCTGCTCCTCCAGGACACCAGCTCCGAGGAAGCGCAGCTTCCGGGTGCCGTGGCCCGCGAGAAGCAGACGTTGAGCGTCCTCGACCGCAGCGCGAAGATGCTGGCGGAGCAGATCGTCTCGCAGGCGGATTACGACGCAGCGGTCTCCGACCACGAGCAGGCGGCGGCCCAGACGAACGGAATCCGGGCCGCGATCGCGAAGAAGGCGGTTCGTGCTCCCTTCGGAGGCCGGCTCGGGATCCGGCTGGTCAACCTCGGGCAGATCCTCCGGGATGGAGACCCGATCGTCACCCTGCAGACGCTCGACCCGATCTACGTGAACTTTACCCTTCCCCAGCAGCAGCTGGCCCATCTGCACCCCGGCCTGCCGGTCCGGGTGACGTCCGATTCCCTTCCCGGCGCCACCCTCGCCGGGCGAATCACGACCGTGAGCCCGCTGGTCGACGCCGAGACGCGCAACATCCAGCTGCAGGCGACGATCGCCAACCGGTCGGAGCAGTTGCGGCCCGGCATGTTCGTCAACGTGTCGGTCGGCCTGCCGGCCCGGCAGAAGGTGCTGGCGATCCCGGCCACGGCCGTTCTTTACGCGCCCTACGGCGACTCTGTATTCGTCGTGGCTGCCGACAACGCGGGGAAGGGGGGGCTGGCGTTGCGGCAGCAATTCCTGCGGCTCGGCGAGCGGCGAGGCGACTTCGTCGCGGTCGAAGGAGGATTGAAGGCGGGGGAGCGCATCGTCAGCACCGGCGTCTTCAAGCTGCGCAACGGTCAGGCCGTGGTGGTGGACAACCGGCTCAGCCCCGCGTTCCGGAAAAGCCCGGTACCGGAGAACAATTGA
- a CDS encoding DUF4070 domain-containing protein, giving the protein MKVLLLYPEFPDTFWSFRHALPFQGKRSAFPPLGLLTVSAMLPPHWERKLVDLNVEKLGDAALAWADVVFLSAMMVQAPSLEKALARCRAAGKPTVVGGPITSDAHPAFAAADTIVRGEAEGLIDGLALDLEAGTPKTRYEAVGRTDMTTVPPPELHLTRKRRYSAMALQYSRGCPFSCEFCDIIELFGRTMRTKTPEQVIEELDRLYAMGWRGSLFVVDDNFVGNKASIKAMLPRLIDWMKRRRFPFSFYTQASINLAEDDDLLSLMRAAGFNKVFLGIETPDASSHRAAGKNQNANVDLLASVRRIQEHGIEVMAGFILGFDQDTPDIFERQVDFIREAAIPISMVGLLTALPNTRLWRRLKEEGRLIKRSFGDNTAASLNFIPRMDPEKLLSGYRDVMSKLYSPKEYFERARLLISRMGPAAKRKLGPSDYLALCRSFIRQGIVAPYRVAYWRFLGGTVLHARQHVGLAVTLAIMGHHFFVLTHRMPER; this is encoded by the coding sequence ATGAAAGTCCTCCTGCTCTATCCCGAATTTCCCGACACGTTCTGGAGTTTCCGCCACGCCCTGCCTTTCCAGGGGAAACGGTCCGCCTTCCCGCCCCTCGGGCTGCTCACGGTTTCCGCGATGCTGCCCCCGCACTGGGAGCGGAAGTTGGTCGACCTCAATGTGGAGAAGTTGGGCGACGCGGCGCTTGCCTGGGCCGACGTCGTTTTCCTGAGCGCCATGATGGTGCAGGCGCCATCCCTGGAGAAGGCGCTCGCCCGATGCCGTGCCGCGGGCAAGCCGACGGTCGTCGGGGGGCCCATTACGAGCGACGCGCATCCCGCGTTTGCGGCGGCGGACACGATCGTTCGCGGCGAAGCCGAAGGATTGATCGACGGGCTCGCCCTCGATCTGGAGGCGGGAACGCCCAAGACCCGTTACGAAGCCGTCGGGCGGACGGACATGACGACGGTTCCCCCGCCCGAGCTTCACCTTACGCGGAAACGCCGATACAGCGCTATGGCGCTCCAGTATTCCCGCGGATGCCCCTTCTCGTGCGAGTTCTGCGACATCATCGAGCTTTTCGGGCGGACGATGCGCACCAAGACGCCGGAGCAGGTCATCGAAGAGCTCGACCGCCTCTACGCCATGGGCTGGCGCGGGTCGCTGTTCGTGGTCGACGACAACTTCGTCGGCAACAAGGCGTCGATCAAGGCGATGCTGCCGCGCTTGATCGACTGGATGAAACGCCGCCGGTTCCCCTTCTCCTTCTATACCCAGGCGTCGATCAACCTCGCCGAGGACGACGATCTGCTCTCGCTCATGCGGGCCGCAGGCTTCAACAAGGTTTTCCTGGGGATCGAAACGCCCGATGCGTCAAGCCACCGCGCGGCCGGCAAGAACCAGAACGCCAACGTCGACCTTCTGGCGAGCGTGCGCCGGATCCAGGAGCACGGGATCGAGGTCATGGCCGGCTTCATCCTCGGATTCGACCAGGACACCCCCGACATCTTCGAGCGCCAGGTCGACTTCATCCGGGAAGCGGCGATTCCGATTTCGATGGTCGGGCTGCTGACGGCGCTCCCCAACACGCGGTTGTGGCGGCGGCTCAAGGAAGAGGGACGGCTCATCAAGCGGAGTTTCGGCGACAACACGGCGGCGTCGCTGAACTTCATCCCCCGGATGGACCCGGAGAAGCTCCTGTCCGGCTACCGCGACGTGATGTCGAAACTTTACAGCCCGAAGGAATATTTCGAGCGGGCGCGCCTTCTGATCTCCCGCATGGGACCGGCGGCGAAACGCAAGTTAGGGCCGTCGGACTACCTTGCCCTGTGCCGCTCCTTCATCCGGCAGGGAATCGTCGCGCCTTACCGTGTCGCGTATTGGCGCTTCCTGGGAGGCACCGTGCTGCACGCCCGGCAGCACGTGGGACTCGCCGTCACGCTCGCCATCATGGGGCATCACTTTTTCGTTTTGACGCACCGGATGCCGGAACGGTAG
- a CDS encoding efflux transporter outer membrane subunit, with product MSIGIPERAFPWSVAFAAAMTLAIGGCAVGTAFRPPMAPGVASYVDPAMPLPGETASAPVAGGEAQRFVPGQEIPAQWWALFRSEALDRWVRQALADSPTLTAAQATLRQAQEIRVARAGGLLPSVDAGAAVSRQQVPGATLGQSGLRTSPFNLYNASVNVSYTFDLFGGTRRELEALQAQVDYQRFQLEGARLALTANVVTTAIQEASLRARIQATQEILALQGQILSTVERQVALGGAARPDLLAQRAQMAQLRTTLPPLEKELAQTRHLLAVLAGRFPAEASGVPEFRLEGLQLPPALPVSLPSSLARQRPDIRAVDELMRAAGARVGVATANLYPQVTLSGSLGTNASRIGDLFGPGTAAWSLGAGLLQPIFRGGALTAERRAAVAVYDQAAAQYRETVLQAFRNVADVLRALEDDAVALAALAEAETSARDSLGLTRKQFELGGASHLALLQAQRRHQEARIGLVLGQAARFADTAALFQALGGGWWNREGEAAIAAKP from the coding sequence TTGTCGATCGGGATTCCAGAGCGTGCATTCCCGTGGAGTGTGGCCTTCGCGGCGGCCATGACGCTCGCGATCGGCGGCTGCGCCGTCGGGACCGCGTTCCGCCCCCCGATGGCTCCGGGCGTCGCCTCATATGTCGATCCGGCAATGCCGCTTCCCGGGGAGACGGCCTCCGCGCCTGTCGCGGGCGGGGAGGCCCAGCGCTTCGTCCCGGGGCAGGAGATTCCCGCCCAATGGTGGGCACTCTTCCGATCCGAGGCGCTCGATCGATGGGTTCGGCAGGCGTTGGCGGACAGCCCGACGCTGACCGCCGCGCAGGCGACGCTTCGCCAGGCGCAGGAAATCCGGGTCGCGCGCGCCGGGGGACTCCTCCCGTCCGTCGATGCCGGGGCTGCGGTATCACGCCAGCAGGTGCCCGGCGCCACGCTCGGGCAGTCGGGCCTCCGGACCTCCCCGTTCAACCTCTATAACGCCTCGGTGAACGTCTCTTACACCTTCGACCTCTTCGGAGGGACGCGCCGGGAGCTGGAGGCGCTCCAGGCGCAGGTCGACTACCAGCGGTTCCAGCTCGAAGGCGCCCGCCTGGCCCTCACCGCCAATGTGGTTACCACGGCGATCCAGGAGGCGTCGCTGCGCGCCCGGATCCAGGCGACGCAGGAAATATTGGCGCTCCAGGGGCAGATCCTTTCGACCGTCGAACGGCAGGTCGCCCTGGGGGGCGCAGCCCGTCCCGACCTGCTTGCCCAGCGCGCGCAGATGGCCCAGCTCCGGACGACGCTTCCGCCGCTCGAAAAGGAGCTCGCACAGACGCGCCACTTGCTCGCGGTGCTGGCCGGCCGCTTCCCGGCCGAGGCGTCGGGTGTCCCCGAGTTCCGGCTGGAGGGGCTGCAGCTCCCGCCGGCGCTTCCCGTCAGCCTTCCGTCGTCGCTGGCCCGCCAGCGTCCGGACATCCGTGCCGTCGACGAGTTGATGCGCGCGGCCGGCGCACGGGTCGGCGTGGCCACGGCGAATCTCTACCCGCAGGTCACGCTTTCGGGAAGTCTTGGTACGAATGCTTCCCGCATCGGCGATCTGTTCGGGCCCGGCACGGCGGCATGGAGCCTCGGGGCGGGACTCCTGCAACCGATATTCCGGGGCGGTGCGCTGACTGCGGAACGGCGTGCCGCGGTCGCGGTTTACGACCAGGCGGCGGCGCAGTATCGCGAAACCGTCCTTCAGGCGTTCCGGAACGTGGCGGACGTGCTTCGGGCGCTGGAGGACGACGCCGTTGCACTCGCGGCGCTTGCGGAGGCCGAGACGTCCGCGCGCGATTCGCTGGGCCTGACAAGAAAGCAGTTCGAACTCGGCGGGGCGAGCCATCTCGCGCTTCTTCAGGCACAGCGCCGGCACCAGGAGGCGCGAATCGGGCTGGTCCTGGGGCAGGCGGCGCGCTTCGCCGACACCGCCGCCCTGTTCCAGGCGCTGGGGGGCGGGTGGTGGAACCGGGAAGGGGAGGCTGCCATTGCGGCGAAACCATAA